One segment of Primulina tabacum isolate GXHZ01 chromosome 14, ASM2559414v2, whole genome shotgun sequence DNA contains the following:
- the LOC142524814 gene encoding uncharacterized protein LOC142524814 isoform X2: MSLIILHMHMRVLERSRRALLDRMISKDELLSMVRKHSKLIGKTVLDEEETSDVEMDSGFWRDVIDLYFVHGRVSRGRQDDDLIFFVRKMSVPGQKLTENVETNSPYFVRRWASKLDELLGQNSEDVDWRRSFYLNLIAHTSFSVTVAICSHQVLQQYQSSQGRPLTPIYKVVKTVYASPSRINFHLDSRKEVETMSAYPDICFAVDDFDSTFDAVVLTDTDHCYCVLLNAHDGAAFPSENMEQSGGGSGISSSETVNSAGERTNSKITLFSGFVSYQMVREAYDAGRTGFGNILSLGHSSGKTDRIYMKGPGGRGEVEVAVFGVLDRSKIESGPHSPIQISKKGLGIGTMVRTAASVASMAAKHAYAAASANRPSEEEMVPLNCRLMSVSLPWEHIAQDLLFKGSPPVNL; this comes from the exons ATGAGCTTGATCATATTGCATATGCACATGCGTGTGTTGGAAAGAAGCAGGCGTGCATTGCTTGACAGAATGATTAGCAA GGATGAATTACTGAGTATGGTGAGGAAACACTCAAAGTTGATTGGGAAAACTGTATTGGATGAGGAAGAAACGTCGGATGTGGAAATGGATTCAGGATTCTGGCGTGACGTcattgatttatattttgttcatGGTAGAGTGTCCAGGGGTCGTCAAGATGACGATCTCATATTCTTTGTTCGGAAAATG AGTGTGCCAGGACAGAAACTCACTGAAAATGTGGAAACCAACTCTCCCTACTTTGTACGCAGGTGGGCCTCTAAG TTAGATGAATTACTTGGTCAAAATTCAGAGGACGTAGATTGGAGGCGCTCGTTTTACTTAAATTTGATTGCTCACACTTCCTTCAGTGTCACTGTAGCCATTTGCAG CCATCAGGTCCTTCAACAATATCAATCTTCCCAAGGCAGACCTTTGACTCCTATCTATAAG GTCGTAAAGACTGTGTATGCATCTCCGAGTCGCATTAATTTTCATTTAGATTCAAGGAAG GAAGTAGAAACAATGTCTGCCTATCCGGATATATGTTTTGCGGTTGATGACTTTGATTCCACTTTTGATGCAGTG GTCTTAACTGATACAGACCATTGCTATTGTGTACTGCTTAATGCCCATGATGGGGCAGCATTTCCTAGCGAAAATATGGAGCAATCTGGCGGTGGTTCTGGTATTTCTTCCTCAGAGACTGTCAACAGTGCTGGAGAGAGAACAAACTCCAAG ATCACTCTTTTTTCAGGCTTTGTTAGTTATCAAATGGTCCGAGAAGCATATGATG CGGGAAGGACTGGTTTTGGAAACAttctctctcttgggcattctTCTGGGAAAACTGACCGAATTTACATGAAAGGTCCTGGAGGGCGTGGGGAAGTTGAAGTAGCTGTGTTTGGTGTTCTAG ATCGAAGCAAAATTGAATCAGGTCCTCACTCACCAATTCAAATATCTAAAAAAGGACTTGGGATAGGGACTATGGTTCGTACAGCAGCCTCTGTTGCATCAATGGCGGCAAAACATGCGTATGCAGCAGCATCTGCCAATCGACCTTCAGAAGAAGAGATGGTTCCCCTTAATTGCCGTTTAATGTCCGTATCATTACCATGGGAACACATTGCTCAAGATCTTTTATTCAAG GGGAGTCCTCCTGTGAACTTGTAG
- the LOC142524814 gene encoding uncharacterized protein LOC142524814 isoform X1, translating into MSLIILHMHMRVLERSRRALLDRMISKDELLSMVRKHSKLIGKTVLDEEETSDVEMDSGFWRDVIDLYFVHGRVSRGRQDDDLIFFVRKMSVPGQKLTENVETNSPYFVRRWASKLDELLGQNSEDVDWRRSFYLNLIAHTSFSVTVAICSHQVLQQYQSSQGRPLTPIYKVVKTVYASPSRINFHLDSRKEVETMSAYPDICFAVDDFDSTFDAVTIAIVYCLMPMMGQHFLAKIWSNLAVVLVFLPQRLSTVLEREQTPSYYGLWLQITLFSGFVSYQMVREAYDAGRTGFGNILSLGHSSGKTDRIYMKGPGGRGEVEVAVFGVLDRSKIESGPHSPIQISKKGLGIGTMVRTAASVASMAAKHAYAAASANRPSEEEMVPLNCRLMSVSLPWEHIAQDLLFKGSPPVNL; encoded by the exons ATGAGCTTGATCATATTGCATATGCACATGCGTGTGTTGGAAAGAAGCAGGCGTGCATTGCTTGACAGAATGATTAGCAA GGATGAATTACTGAGTATGGTGAGGAAACACTCAAAGTTGATTGGGAAAACTGTATTGGATGAGGAAGAAACGTCGGATGTGGAAATGGATTCAGGATTCTGGCGTGACGTcattgatttatattttgttcatGGTAGAGTGTCCAGGGGTCGTCAAGATGACGATCTCATATTCTTTGTTCGGAAAATG AGTGTGCCAGGACAGAAACTCACTGAAAATGTGGAAACCAACTCTCCCTACTTTGTACGCAGGTGGGCCTCTAAG TTAGATGAATTACTTGGTCAAAATTCAGAGGACGTAGATTGGAGGCGCTCGTTTTACTTAAATTTGATTGCTCACACTTCCTTCAGTGTCACTGTAGCCATTTGCAG CCATCAGGTCCTTCAACAATATCAATCTTCCCAAGGCAGACCTTTGACTCCTATCTATAAG GTCGTAAAGACTGTGTATGCATCTCCGAGTCGCATTAATTTTCATTTAGATTCAAGGAAG GAAGTAGAAACAATGTCTGCCTATCCGGATATATGTTTTGCGGTTGATGACTTTGATTCCACTTTTGATGCAGTG ACCATTGCTATTGTGTACTGCTTAATGCCCATGATGGGGCAGCATTTCCTAGCGAAAATATGGAGCAATCTGGCGGTGGTTCTGGTATTTCTTCCTCAGAGACTGTCAACAGTGCTGGAGAGAGAACAAACTCCAAG CTATTACGGCTTATGGTTGCAGATCACTCTTTTTTCAGGCTTTGTTAGTTATCAAATGGTCCGAGAAGCATATGATG CGGGAAGGACTGGTTTTGGAAACAttctctctcttgggcattctTCTGGGAAAACTGACCGAATTTACATGAAAGGTCCTGGAGGGCGTGGGGAAGTTGAAGTAGCTGTGTTTGGTGTTCTAG ATCGAAGCAAAATTGAATCAGGTCCTCACTCACCAATTCAAATATCTAAAAAAGGACTTGGGATAGGGACTATGGTTCGTACAGCAGCCTCTGTTGCATCAATGGCGGCAAAACATGCGTATGCAGCAGCATCTGCCAATCGACCTTCAGAAGAAGAGATGGTTCCCCTTAATTGCCGTTTAATGTCCGTATCATTACCATGGGAACACATTGCTCAAGATCTTTTATTCAAG GGGAGTCCTCCTGTGAACTTGTAG
- the LOC142524016 gene encoding uncharacterized protein LOC142524016 — MKTKESQENRFLRIITIPVRALAKVRDLYVKSMTRYADKISYSNVMGLPQFSGLPKSFSVNSAGSLHDEDFRELVRAASARSIRSRVDMNMYIKAEMMKIIHEAGSGNGPRAMHPRSRSVAMGRIDENKPC, encoded by the coding sequence atgaaaacaaaggaaagcCAAGAAAACAGGTTCCTGCGCATCATCACGATTCCGGTTCGCGCTTTGGCCAAAGTTCGAGACTTGTACGTGAAAAGCATGACGCGATATGCCGACAAGATCAGTTACAGCAACGTTATGGGGTTGCCGCAGTTTTCAGGTCTACCGAAGAGCTTCAGCGTGAACTCGGCTGGATCATTACACGACGAGGATTTCCGGGAGCTGGTTCGGGCTGCCTCGGCCAGAAGTATCCGCAGTCGAGTCGATATGAACATGTACATAAAGGCGGAGATGATGAAGATCATTCATGAGGCGGGCTCCGGAAACGGCCCGCGGGCTATGCATCCTAGGAGCAGGAGCGTGGCCATGGGTAGAATTGATGAAAACAAGCCTTGTTGA
- the LOC142524017 gene encoding glutathione S-transferase T3-like: MNKFFQTENEPATPTFVPETQLSDRESPIEVVNLENVDSGAEGRKKRSTWRKVEDEVFARSFVTISDDPIIGNDQKAEAFWGRVASYYNDNRPAGTPNRSASVIRSHWHNIIQKKVYRLNANYNSIYSAYRSGRSDEDILWLAYEKYREENNGIAFNLEHVWRIIKDRPMFTPQSVDHLVSTKKARTSKSGASNTSTNQDASLHVDLNEEENRPMGQKTTKRKGKGKTRLDMECMTTNLDNMFAKFTEYTSMKKVEVEMKQKQLEVEEKKAKLL, encoded by the exons ATGAATAAGTTCTTTCAG ACGGAAAATGAACCGGCCACTCCGACTTTCGTCCCAGAGACTCAATTGTCCGACCGTGAATCCCCAATTGAAGTCGTAAATTTGGAGAATGTGGATTCTGGCGCTGAAGGTAGAAAAAAACGGTCAACCTGGAGAAAGGTTGAAGACGAGGTCTTTGCGAGATCGTTTGTCACTATCAGCGATGACCCAATCATCGGCAATGATCAAAAGGCGGAAGCTTTCTGGGGACGTGTTGCAAGCTACTACAATGACAATCGTCCCGCAGGTACACCCAATAGAAGTGCAAGTGTCATACGATCGCACTGGCACAATATCATCCAAAAAAAAGTATATCGCCTCAATGCAAATTACAATAGTATTTATAGTGCATATCGTAGCGGCCGCAGTGATGAGGATATACTATGGCTTGCATATGAAAAATATCGTGAGGAAAATAACGGCATCGCATTTAATCTTGAGCATGTGTGGAGGATCATAAAAGACCGTCCAATGTTTACTCCACAGTCCGTTGATCACCTTGTTAGCACGAAGAAGGCAAGGACCTCGAAGTCGGGAGCAAGCAACACCTCAACCAACCAAGATGCGAGTCTACATGTAGACCTAAACGAAGAAGAAAATCGTCCAATGGGTCAGAAGACAACAAAAAGAAAGGGAAAAGGTAAAACGAGATTGGACATGGAGTGTATGACAACAAACTTGGACAATATGTTTGCAAAGTTTACTGAATATACAAGCATGAAAAAAGTTGAAGTTGAAATGAAACAAAAACAACTCGAAGTAGAGGAGAAGAAAGCAAAGCTGCTATAG
- the LOC142524814 gene encoding uncharacterized protein LOC142524814 isoform X4 — MLDDKSETPTRDELLSMVRKHSKLIGKTVLDEEETSDVEMDSGFWRDVIDLYFVHGRVSRGRQDDDLIFFVRKMSVPGQKLTENVETNSPYFVRRWASKLDELLGQNSEDVDWRRSFYLNLIAHTSFSVTVAICSHQVLQQYQSSQGRPLTPIYKVVKTVYASPSRINFHLDSRKEVETMSAYPDICFAVDDFDSTFDAVVLTDTDHCYCVLLNAHDGAAFPSENMEQSGGGSGISSSETVNSAGERTNSKITLFSGFVSYQMVREAYDAGRTGFGNILSLGHSSGKTDRIYMKGPGGRGEVEVAVFGVLDRSKIESGPHSPIQISKKGLGIGTMVRTAASVASMAAKHAYAAASANRPSEEEMVPLNCRLMSVSLPWEHIAQDLLFKGSPPVNL; from the exons ATGCTAGATGATAAATCCGAAACCCCCACTCG GGATGAATTACTGAGTATGGTGAGGAAACACTCAAAGTTGATTGGGAAAACTGTATTGGATGAGGAAGAAACGTCGGATGTGGAAATGGATTCAGGATTCTGGCGTGACGTcattgatttatattttgttcatGGTAGAGTGTCCAGGGGTCGTCAAGATGACGATCTCATATTCTTTGTTCGGAAAATG AGTGTGCCAGGACAGAAACTCACTGAAAATGTGGAAACCAACTCTCCCTACTTTGTACGCAGGTGGGCCTCTAAG TTAGATGAATTACTTGGTCAAAATTCAGAGGACGTAGATTGGAGGCGCTCGTTTTACTTAAATTTGATTGCTCACACTTCCTTCAGTGTCACTGTAGCCATTTGCAG CCATCAGGTCCTTCAACAATATCAATCTTCCCAAGGCAGACCTTTGACTCCTATCTATAAG GTCGTAAAGACTGTGTATGCATCTCCGAGTCGCATTAATTTTCATTTAGATTCAAGGAAG GAAGTAGAAACAATGTCTGCCTATCCGGATATATGTTTTGCGGTTGATGACTTTGATTCCACTTTTGATGCAGTG GTCTTAACTGATACAGACCATTGCTATTGTGTACTGCTTAATGCCCATGATGGGGCAGCATTTCCTAGCGAAAATATGGAGCAATCTGGCGGTGGTTCTGGTATTTCTTCCTCAGAGACTGTCAACAGTGCTGGAGAGAGAACAAACTCCAAG ATCACTCTTTTTTCAGGCTTTGTTAGTTATCAAATGGTCCGAGAAGCATATGATG CGGGAAGGACTGGTTTTGGAAACAttctctctcttgggcattctTCTGGGAAAACTGACCGAATTTACATGAAAGGTCCTGGAGGGCGTGGGGAAGTTGAAGTAGCTGTGTTTGGTGTTCTAG ATCGAAGCAAAATTGAATCAGGTCCTCACTCACCAATTCAAATATCTAAAAAAGGACTTGGGATAGGGACTATGGTTCGTACAGCAGCCTCTGTTGCATCAATGGCGGCAAAACATGCGTATGCAGCAGCATCTGCCAATCGACCTTCAGAAGAAGAGATGGTTCCCCTTAATTGCCGTTTAATGTCCGTATCATTACCATGGGAACACATTGCTCAAGATCTTTTATTCAAG GGGAGTCCTCCTGTGAACTTGTAG
- the LOC142524814 gene encoding uncharacterized protein LOC142524814 isoform X3 codes for MLDDKSETPTRDELLSMVRKHSKLIGKTVLDEEETSDVEMDSGFWRDVIDLYFVHGRVSRGRQDDDLIFFVRKMSVPGQKLTENVETNSPYFVRRWASKLDELLGQNSEDVDWRRSFYLNLIAHTSFSVTVAICSHQVLQQYQSSQGRPLTPIYKVVKTVYASPSRINFHLDSRKEVETMSAYPDICFAVDDFDSTFDAVTIAIVYCLMPMMGQHFLAKIWSNLAVVLVFLPQRLSTVLEREQTPSYYGLWLQITLFSGFVSYQMVREAYDAGRTGFGNILSLGHSSGKTDRIYMKGPGGRGEVEVAVFGVLDRSKIESGPHSPIQISKKGLGIGTMVRTAASVASMAAKHAYAAASANRPSEEEMVPLNCRLMSVSLPWEHIAQDLLFKGSPPVNL; via the exons ATGCTAGATGATAAATCCGAAACCCCCACTCG GGATGAATTACTGAGTATGGTGAGGAAACACTCAAAGTTGATTGGGAAAACTGTATTGGATGAGGAAGAAACGTCGGATGTGGAAATGGATTCAGGATTCTGGCGTGACGTcattgatttatattttgttcatGGTAGAGTGTCCAGGGGTCGTCAAGATGACGATCTCATATTCTTTGTTCGGAAAATG AGTGTGCCAGGACAGAAACTCACTGAAAATGTGGAAACCAACTCTCCCTACTTTGTACGCAGGTGGGCCTCTAAG TTAGATGAATTACTTGGTCAAAATTCAGAGGACGTAGATTGGAGGCGCTCGTTTTACTTAAATTTGATTGCTCACACTTCCTTCAGTGTCACTGTAGCCATTTGCAG CCATCAGGTCCTTCAACAATATCAATCTTCCCAAGGCAGACCTTTGACTCCTATCTATAAG GTCGTAAAGACTGTGTATGCATCTCCGAGTCGCATTAATTTTCATTTAGATTCAAGGAAG GAAGTAGAAACAATGTCTGCCTATCCGGATATATGTTTTGCGGTTGATGACTTTGATTCCACTTTTGATGCAGTG ACCATTGCTATTGTGTACTGCTTAATGCCCATGATGGGGCAGCATTTCCTAGCGAAAATATGGAGCAATCTGGCGGTGGTTCTGGTATTTCTTCCTCAGAGACTGTCAACAGTGCTGGAGAGAGAACAAACTCCAAG CTATTACGGCTTATGGTTGCAGATCACTCTTTTTTCAGGCTTTGTTAGTTATCAAATGGTCCGAGAAGCATATGATG CGGGAAGGACTGGTTTTGGAAACAttctctctcttgggcattctTCTGGGAAAACTGACCGAATTTACATGAAAGGTCCTGGAGGGCGTGGGGAAGTTGAAGTAGCTGTGTTTGGTGTTCTAG ATCGAAGCAAAATTGAATCAGGTCCTCACTCACCAATTCAAATATCTAAAAAAGGACTTGGGATAGGGACTATGGTTCGTACAGCAGCCTCTGTTGCATCAATGGCGGCAAAACATGCGTATGCAGCAGCATCTGCCAATCGACCTTCAGAAGAAGAGATGGTTCCCCTTAATTGCCGTTTAATGTCCGTATCATTACCATGGGAACACATTGCTCAAGATCTTTTATTCAAG GGGAGTCCTCCTGTGAACTTGTAG
- the LOC142524511 gene encoding LOW QUALITY PROTEIN: protein PHLOEM PROTEIN 2-LIKE A10 (The sequence of the model RefSeq protein was modified relative to this genomic sequence to represent the inferred CDS: deleted 1 base in 1 codon), whose amino-acid sequence MESWLVGSRLNFAGRKKRWIFLLGLIGISTYGVYKVYHITSVSRKTERIMKILGSLVSMAEMVSDSAEAVSLVSRDLKEFLKSDSDEIPNTLRQLSKIARSEEFSESVIRVSQAMTVGVLRGYKVGDGGIKLQEMDKLSLPDRIMDKLMSGAGTGFISVIIGSFARNLVLGFYGNDSAEGPSESGQSDMKSSSMTSSRWLDMISDDRCRVLVADSIKTFIGTAVAVYLDKTMDVNFYDEMFSGLTNPKHQNDMKSILVSLCNGMVETLVKTSHQVLTSSKSGPILGSNDSSSIIDHTEASSLKSKKGFESEASLGKVGGEMNGSIDLQKDGWMSSVSSTLAVPSNRKFLLDVTGRVTFETVRSVIEYFLWRTMEFLKRSLNVVHDEVVERGFEVVRYFGSKSSVILTLCLMLFLYIVGNTRVMLPA is encoded by the exons ATGGAAAGTTggttggtgggaagccgcttaAATTTTGCTGGAAGGAAGAAAAGATGGATCTTTTTACTGGGATTGATTGGAATTTCGACCTATGGTGTGTATAAAGTGTACCATATAACCTCTGTATCTAGGAAAACAGAGAGAATAATGAAAATCTTGGGATCTTTGGTTTCCATGGCTGAAATGGTTTCTGATTCTGCTGAGGCCGTTTCTCTCGTATCTAGGGATTTAAAGGAGTTTCTGAAATCTGATTCAGATGAAATTCCTAATACTTTGAGGCAATTGTCGAAAATCGCTCGGTCGGAGGAATTTTCGGAATCCGTAATCCGTGTTTCACAGGCTATGACTGTAGGGGTTTTAAGAGGTTATAAGGTAGGGGATGGCGGTATCAAGCTGCAAGAAATGGATAAACTGAGTCTTCCTGATAGGATCATGGATAAATTGATGTCAGGTGCTGGGACAGGATTCATTTCTGTGATTATTGGGAGTTTTGCGAGAAATTTGGTTTTGGGGTTTTATGGTAATGATTCTGCGGAAGGACCAAGTGAAAGTGGTCAGTCGGATATGAAGTCAAGTTCCATGACATCGTCTAGATGGTTAGATATGATTTCGGATGATAGATGTAGGGTTTTAGTAGCAGACAGTATCAAGACCTTTATTGGCACTGCTGTTGCAGTTTATCTTGATAAAACCATGGACGTTAATTTTTACGATGAGATGTTCTCGGGGTTGACTAATCCAAAACATCAAAATGATATGAAGAGCATCTTGGTTTCTCTCTGTAATGGGATGGTTGAAACTCTTGTTAAGACATCTCACCAAGTGCTGACAAGTTCGAAATCAGGTCCTATATTGGGATCAAATGATTCTTCTTCCATCATTGATCATACTGAAGCTTCGAGTTTGAAAAGCAAGAAGGGTTTTGAGTCAGAGGCTTCTTTGGGTAAAGTGGGGGGAGAGATGAATGGATCCATCGATCTTCAA AAAGATGGATGGATGAGTAGCGTGTCATCAACATTAGCAGTGCCTAGCAACCGTAAGTTTCTGCTAGATGTGACTGGTAGGGTGACATTCGAAACTGTGAGATCAGTGATCGAGTATTTCTTGTGGAGAACGATGGAGTTCTTGAAAAGGAGTCTTAATGTGGTTCATGATGAGGTCGTGGAGAGGGGATTTGAAGTAGTGAGATACTTTGGTTCAAAATCTTCTGTGATTCTCACCCTGTGTCTCATGTTGTTTTTATACATTGTGGGAAACACACGGGTTATGTTGCCTGCATGA